A genomic stretch from Lepisosteus oculatus isolate fLepOcu1 chromosome 7, fLepOcu1.hap2, whole genome shotgun sequence includes:
- the LOC138240698 gene encoding zinc finger protein 93-like isoform X2 — MAEPETGCVTQGLSASGCALCVKGELGTQDAVGCGCVEHKLQILESKSFKTEPECDTQGSDALETHESCSDVVSPRVKNESDLDSSYTADLSRIQSLSTAALESHQESDQIKTQTEEPLSICAGTVENREENHTGEKRYCCEQCGKSFTQAGALKRHEQIHTRERPYCCEQCGKSFIEAGALKCHRRIHTGERPYWCKLCGKSFSQAANLRNHEQIHKGERPYCCEQCGKSFSHSGDLKTHERIHTGERPYCCEQCGKSFSQAANLKNHERIHTGERPYCCEQCGKSFTQAGALKRHEQIHTRERPYCCEQCGKSFIEAGALKCHKRIHTGERPYCCEQCGKSFSSAANLKIHDRIHTGERPYCCKQCGKSFSLAANLRIHERIHTGERPYCCKRCGKSFKQAANLMRHERIHTGERPYCCEHCGKSFTQAANLRIHERIHTGEKPYCCEHCGKSFHQVGALQSHKRNHTAEKPL, encoded by the coding sequence ATGGCAGAGCCAGAGACAGGCTGTGTTACACAAGGACTCAGTGCGTCagggtgtgctctgtgtgtgaagGGTGAGCTGGGAACTCAGGATGCAGTAGGATGTGGTTGTGTTGAACACAAACTCCAGATACTGGAATCTAAGAGTTTTAAAACAGAACCTGAGTGTGATACACAAGGATCTGATGCTTTAGAAACTCATGAATCCTGTTCAGATGTTGTGTCTCCCAGAGTGAAGAATGAAAGTGATCTGGACTCCAGCTACACTGCAGATCTGTCCAGGATTCAGTCCCTCAGCACTGCAGCACTGGAGTCCCATCAGGAGTCTGACCAGATTAAAACACAGACTGAGGAACCACTGAGCATCTGTGCAGGAACTGTCGAGAATCGGGAAGAGaatcacacaggagagaaacgatactgctgtgaacagtgtgggaagagtttcacCCAAGCAGGAGCACTTAAACGTCATGAACAGATTCACACAAGAGAGAGACCGTACTGCTGTgaacagtgtgggaagagcttcATTGAAGCAGGAGCCCTTAAATGTCACAgacgcattcacacaggagagagaccatacTGGTGTAAactgtgtgggaagagtttcagTCAGGCAGCAAATCTGAGGAATCATGAACAAATCCACAAAGGAGAGAGACCGTATTGCTGTGAACAGTGTGGAAAGAGTTTCAGTCATTCAGGAGACCTCAAGACACATGAacggattcacacaggagagagaccgtactgctgtgaacagtgtgggaagagtttcagTCAGGCAGCAAATCTCAAGAATCATGAGCGGATTCATACAGGCGAGAGGCCGTACTGCTGTgaacagtgtgggaagagtttcacCCAAGCAGGAGCCCTTAAACGTCATGAACAGATTCACACCAGAGAGAGACCGTACTGCTGTgaacagtgtgggaagagcttcATTGAGGCAGGAGCCCTGAAATGTCACAAacggattcacacaggagagagaccgtactgctgtgaacagtgtgggaagagttttagttcGGCAGCAAATCTCAAGATTCATGACCGGATTCATACGGGGGAGAGACCGTACTGCTGTAAACAGTGCGGAAAAAGTTTCAGTTTGGCAGCAAATCTCAGGATTCATGAACGGATTCACACGGGAGAGAGACCCTACTGTTGTAAAcggtgtgggaagagtttcaaGCAGGCAGCAAATCTTATGCGTCACGAACGGATCCACACGGGAGAGAGACCGTACTGCTGTGAgcactgtgggaagagtttcacCCAGGCAGCAAATCTCAGGATTCATGAacggattcacacaggagagaagccGTACTGCTGTGAGCACTGTGGGAAGAGCTTCCACCAGGTAGGGGCGCTCCAAAGTCATAAACGGAATCATACAGCAGAGAAACCACTGTAG
- the LOC138240708 gene encoding zinc finger protein 420-like — MAEPETGCVTQGLSASGCALCVKGELGTQDAVGCGCVEHKLQILECKSFKTEPQGFDVPESRESCSDIVSPRVKSESDLDSSYTADLSRIQSLSTAAPHTESHQESDQIKTETTGVMNIQTGKGENLEQIHTGERPYCCEQCGKSFNQPGQLKLHEQIHIGGRVYCCKHCGKTFNVSAQLKSHERIHTGERPYCCEHCGKRFNQARDLKTHERIHTGERPYCCEHCGMSFKQSGDLKSHERIHTGERPFCCGHCGKSFIKAGDLKRHERIHTGEKPYCCEHCGKSFNRVAHLKSHEQIHTGERPYCCEHCGKSYILPGQLERHKLIHTGERPHSCQQCGKSFIRVGDLKYHERIHKGERPHFCRYCGKRFARLGELHRHENIHTGERPYCCEHCGKSFSQAGALRAHERIHTGERLHSCKYCGKSFIRAVDFKRHELIHTGERPYCCEQCGKSFNRAGDLKGHERTHTGERPHCCEHCGKSFNRAAHLKRHELIHTGQKPYRCKQCGKSFTQAVHLKGHERIHT, encoded by the coding sequence ATGGCAGAGCCAGAGACAGGCTGTGTTACACAAGGACTCAGTGCGTCagggtgtgctctgtgtgtgaagGGTGAGCTGGGAACTCAGGATGCAGTAGGGTGTGGTTGTGTTGAACACAAACTCCAGATACTGGAATGTAAGAGTTTTAAAACAGAACCTCAAGGATTTGATGTTCCAGAATCTCGCGAATCCTGTTCAGATATTGTGTCTCCCAGAGTGAAGAGTGAAAGTGATCTGGACTCCAGCTACACTGCAGATCTGTCCAGGATTCAGTCCCTCAGCACTGCAGCACCGCACACTGAGTCCCATCAGGAGTCTGACCAGATTAAAACAGAAACCACTGGAGTAATGAACATCCAAACAGGAAAGGGAGAGAATCTTGAacagattcacacaggagagagaccgtactgctgtgaacagtgtgggaagagtttcaaCCAGCCAGGACAACTCAAGCTTCATGAACAGATTCACATTGGCGGGAGAGTTTACTGCTGCAAACACTGTGGGAAGACTTTCAATGTTTCAGCACAGCTTAAAAGTCATGAacggattcacacaggagagagaccgtactGCTGTGAACACTGTGGGAAGAGATTCAACCAGGCAAGAGACCTCAAGACTCATGAACGGATTCACACAGGTGAGAGACCGTACTGCTGTGAACACTGTGGGATGAGTTTTAAGCAGTCGGGAGACCTCAAGAGTCACGAACGGATTCACACGGGAGAGAGACCTTTTTGCTGTGGacactgtgggaagagtttcatTAAAGCTGGAGACCTGAAACGTCACGAacggattcacacaggagagaaaccgTACTGCTGTGAgcactgtgggaagagtttcaaCCGGGTGGCACATCTCAAGAGTCACGAacagattcacacaggagagagaccgtactGCTGTGAGCACTGTGGGAAGAGTTATATTCTGCCAGGACAACTGGAGCGTCATAAActcattcacacaggagagagaccacacagctgtcagcagtgtgggaagagctttATCAGGGTAGGAGACCTCAAGTATCATGAACGGATTCACAAAGGAGAGAGGCCGCACTTCTGCAGATACTGTGGGAAGAGATTTGCCCGGTTGGGAGAACTCCATCGTCATGAGAATATTCATACTGGAGAGAGACCGTACTGCTGTGAgcactgtgggaagagtttcagCCAGGCAGGAGCCCTCAGGGCTCACGAACGGATCCACACCGGAGAGAGACTGCACTCCTGCAAAtactgtgggaagagtttcatCCGGGCGGTCGACTTCAAGCGCCATGAACTGatccacacaggagagaggccCTACTGCTGTgaacagtgtgggaagagttttaacCGGGCAGGAGATCTGAAGGGTCACGAACGGACTCACACGGGTGAGAGACCGCACTGCTGTGAGCACTGCGGGAAGAGCTTCAATCGAGCCGCGCACCTGAAGCGCCACGAACTGATTCACACGGGACAGAAACCGTACCGTTGCaaacagtgtgggaagagtttcacTCAGGCAGTGCACCTCAAGGGTCACGAACGGATCCACACGTGA
- the LOC107076069 gene encoding zinc finger protein 93-like: MAEPETGCVTQGLSASGCALCVKGELGTPDAVGCGCVEHKLQILESKSFKTEPQCETQGLDLQESHESCSDVVSPSVKSESDLDSSCTADLSRIQSLSTAAPDTESHQESDQTIKDTRGNMNIQERVVKNNERIHTAERQYSCEYCGKSFSQSAALRSHERIHTGERPYCCEHCGKSFSVAGALKRHERIHTGERPYCCEQCGKSFNQAGALKRHERIHTGEKPYCCEQCGKSFSFATNLKIHERIHAGERPYCCEQCGKSFKQVGALKRHKRTHTGEKPYCCQQCGKSFSVAETLKCHELIHTGERPYCCHQCGKSFSLAAHLKMHARTHTGERPYCCEQCGKSFKRSGKLRSHKRIHTGERPYSCEQCGKSFSVLGSLKRHEQLHTGERPFCCEQCGKTFSLAAHLKIHERIHAGERPYRCEQCGKSFHRSGDLKTHERIHTGERPYWCEHCGKSFNQAGALKYHERIHTRVKPNSCERCGKSFKHAGALKRHERVHAGDEPL; this comes from the coding sequence ATGGCAGAGCCAGAGACAGGCTGTGTTACACAAGGACTCAGTGCGTCagggtgtgctctgtgtgtgaagGGTGAGCTGGGAACTCCGGATGCAGTAGGATGTGGTTGTGTTGAACACAAACTCCAGATACTGGAATCTAAGAGTTTTAAAACAGAACCTCAGTGTGAGACACAAGGACTTGATCTTCAAGAATCTCATGAATCCTGTTCAGATGTTGTGTCTCCCAGTGTGAAAAGTGAAAGTGATCTGGACTCCAGCTGCACTGCAGATCTGTCCAGGATTCAGTCCCTCAGCACTGCAGCACCGGATACTGAGTCCCATCAGGAGTCTGACCAGACTATAAAAGATACCAGAGGAAATATGAACATTCAAGAAAGAGTAGTTAAGAATAATGAAAGAATTCACACAGCAGAGAGACAGTACAGTTGTGAGTACTGTGGGAAGAGCTTCAGCCAATCAGCAGCCCTCAGAAGTCACGAACGGatccacacaggagagagaccgtactGCTGTGAgcactgtgggaagagtttcagTGTGGCTGGGGCCCTGAAACGTCATGAGAGGatccacacaggagagagaccgtatTGCTGTGAACAGTGTGGGAAAAGTTTCAACCAGGCAGGAGCCCTCAAACGTCACGAGAGGATTCACACGGGAGAGAAACCTTACTGCTGTgaacagtgtgggaagagtttcagTTTTGCAACCAATCTCAAGATTCATGAACGGATTCatgcaggagagagaccgtactgctgtgaacagtgtgggaagagcttcAAGCAGGTAGGAGCCCTCAAACGTCATAAACGGACTCACACTGGAGAGAAACCTTACTGCTGTCAACAGTGTGGCAAGAGTTTCAGTGTGGCAGAAACCCTGAAGTGTCATGAACTGatccacacaggagagagaccgtactGCTGCcatcagtgtgggaagagcttcAGTTTGGCTGCACATCTCAAGATGCATGCACGGACTCACACGGGAGAGAGACCGTACTGCTGTGAgcagtgtgggaagagcttcAAACGTTCAGGCAAACTCAGAAGTCATAAACGGATCCACACGGGAGAGAGACCGTACAGCTGTgaacagtgtgggaagagcttcAGTGTTTTAGGGTCCCTCAAACGTCACGAACAGCTGCACacgggagagagaccgttcTGCTGTGAGCAGTGTGGAAAAACTTTTAGCTTGGCCGCACATCTCAAGATTCACGAACGGATTCACGCCGGAGAGAGACCGTACCGCTGCgaacagtgtgggaagagtttccaCCGCTCGGGAGACCTCAAGACTCACGAGCGGATCCACACGGGAGAGAGACCGTACTGGTGCGAGCATTGTGGGAAGAGCTTCAATCAGGCCGGCGCCCTGAAATATCACGAACGGATTCACACCAGAGTGAAACCCAATTCGTGTGAACGGTGTGGCAAGAGTTTCAAACACGCCGGAGCCCTCAAGCGTCACGAACGGGTTCATGCAGGGGACGAACCATTGTAG
- the LOC138240719 gene encoding zinc finger protein 239-like has translation MAEPETECAPPDPTTLGTDPASFAPLRVKSDPDLDSAHAADLLKPPGAEEQIKKETAGPEGIKTEERSDAGPFVKTEDEPLPVSDRVKEEEEEEDGGGEPQPEPEAEGPEDQGDPPSRRSPSAAEPTRDAEGRYRCPRCGRTFNHAGNCRKHQRVHTGERPYPCAQCGKSFRFAGNLKKHRRVHTGERPYPCAQCGKSFHQSGALKDHQRIHTGERPYACPQCGKSFNHPGHLKHHKLTHTGERPYSCPQCGKSFNHSGHLTYHRRTHTGERPYACAQCGKSFSHTGHLTYHRRTHTGERPYCCPRCGKGFIHAGDLKRHQSVHARARERERGAGLAPAPAPPPPPR, from the coding sequence ATGGCAGAGCCGGAGACCGAGTGTGCCCCTCCAGACCCCACCACGCTGGGGACAGACCCAGCGAGCTTCGCTCCTCTCCGTGTGAAGAGCGACCCGGATCTGGACTCTGCCCACGCTGCGGATCTCCTGAAGCCTCCCGGCGCCGAAGAGCAGATCAAGAAGGAGACCGCCGGGCCGGAGGGCATCAAGACCGAAGAGCGGAGCGACGCCGGGCCCTTCGTCAAGACCGAAGACGAGCCCCTCCCGGTGTCGGACCGCGtgaaagaggaggaggaggaagaagacgGCGGCGGCGAACCGCAGCCCGAACCTGAGGCCGAGGGGCCCGAGGACCAGGGGGACCCCCCGTCACGGCGCAGCCCCAGCGCGGCGGAGCCCACCCGGGACGCGGAGGGGCGCTATCGCTGCCCCCGCTGCGGCAGGACCTTCAACCACGCGGGGAACTGCAGGAAGCACCAGCGCGTGCACACGGGCGAGCGGCCCTACCCCTGCGCCCAGTGCGGGAAGAGCTTCCGCTTCGCCGGCAACCTCAAGAAGCACCGGCGCGTGCACACGGGCGAGCGGCCCTACCCCTGCGCCCAGTGCGGCAAGAGCTTCCACCAGTCGGGGGCCCTGAAGGACCACCAGCGCATCCACACGGGCGAGCGGCCCTACGCCTGCCCCCAGTGCGGGAAGAGCTTCAACCACCCGGGGCACCTGAAGCACCACAAGCTCACCCACACCGGCGAGCGGCCCTACTCCTGCCCCCAGTGCGGGAAGAGCTTCAACCACTCGGGGCACCTGACCTACCACCGGCGCACGCACACGGGCGAGCGGCCCTACGCCTGCGCCCAGTGCGGCAAGAGCTTCAGTCACACGGGCCACCTGACCTACCACCGGCGCACGCACACGGGCGAGCGGCCCTACTGCTGCCCCCGGTGCGGGAAGGGGTTCATCCACGCGGGGGACCTGAAGAGGCACCAGTCGGTTCACGCGcgcgcgagagagagagagaggggggcggGGTTAGCGCcggcccccgcccccccccccccaccccgatAG